The following proteins are co-located in the Neisseria sp. Marseille-Q6792 genome:
- a CDS encoding GNAT family N-acetyltransferase, which produces MFEEWHDFAPWSSVDKIRSYYHECLRDDNLPLAFAAIGRSHVLLGSAALKRHNIAAFPQYEYWLGDVFVLSEHRGKGVGRCLVSHCIEAEHSLGIRQLYLYTPDAQAFYRSFGWIAVRRHFYSGLNLNQYGVASP; this is translated from the coding sequence TTGTTTGAAGAATGGCATGATTTTGCCCCTTGGTCTTCTGTGGATAAAATCCGCAGCTATTATCACGAGTGCTTGAGGGACGATAATTTGCCACTGGCTTTTGCCGCTATCGGTCGTTCTCATGTACTGCTGGGTTCGGCGGCACTCAAACGGCATAACATTGCTGCGTTCCCGCAATATGAATATTGGTTGGGCGATGTCTTTGTGCTTTCCGAGCACCGTGGAAAAGGTGTGGGCAGATGCTTGGTTTCGCATTGCATAGAGGCTGAGCACTCGTTAGGCATACGGCAGTTGTATCTTTACACGCCTGATGCGCAAGCCTTTTATCGGTCATTTGGCTGGATAGCCGTCAGACGGCATTTTTATAGTGGATTAAATTTAAACCAGTACGGCGTTGCCTCGCCTTAG